A stretch of DNA from Clostridium sp. JN-9:
AGTTACTTGATTTTGGGCCCCTGGCAAAGCCAGCTTTAGCAGCATCCTTTTTCTTTTTTACCCATGTATTAATGGTTGTAGATGGTATATTATGATTTCTTGCAACCAACGTCATGTTACCCGTTTCGCCTACTTCTTTTAACACCTGCTCCTTAATCTCTTTTGAATAACAGCTACCTTTCATTAATTCTTCCTCCTTAAGCTTCTAATATTATTTTAGCTAAAGGTTCGTAGATTGTCCAAATCAATTAAGGGGCTTAAGAGAAATAAAAGATAGTAAAGTTGCAACTGCTATAGCAAGTATGTTAGTAACCTCTACTTCATCACTTGTAAAGTCTGTATTTACCTATACTGTAAAAATAGTAATGAATCGTTATTATGTAAGAGGAGCCGATGGCGTAGTAAGATATCAAGTTTATGCTACTTATTACGATAATTCATATGGTGGCTTATTAGGATCACAAATAGTTCAACAAGGTGTTGTATAAGGATATTAATAAAGCTACGCTTATATTTGAGGAATACTAATATGAAAAAAAGTAAAAGTTCATTCATAAAATATTTTCTGTGGATTATTTTATCAATGTTAATTACTAATTTTTTTGAAGATATATTTCAGATCTCTGGATATATAAATAGGACAATATTATTCGGAGTAATATACTTCATTCTTTATATTGTTTTATTTGTAATATTTTCAGACATTTGAACCATCCCCCGCCTTTTTAAGAGGCGAGGGCTTTTTTTATGGTTATCGTTTAATTGACAAAACAATACCCTAAGTATAGAATGATATAAGTTTTTAACTATATGGAAAATAATAAATATTAAAATCAGGTTATAAGGAGACATTATGGCAACATCATTTGAAGAAATAGGATTAAAAGAAAATTTAATTAATGGTTTGAAAAAAGCCGGTATTACTGAAGCTACTGAAATTCAATTTAAATCTATACCTTTTGCACTGGAAAACAGGGATATAATTGGTGAATCTGAAACAGGCAGCGGCAAGACATTGGCATATCTGCTGCCCATATTTGAAAAAATAGATTATTCAAAAAGGGAGATGCAGGCTATTATATTAGCCCCAACCCATGAACTGGTTATGCAGATAGAAAATGAAATAAAAACCTTGGCTGAAAATTCAGAGCTTCCTGTAACTTCTTCTGCTATAATAGGCAATGTTAATATAAAAAGGCAGATAGAAAAGCTTAGGGAAAAGCCCCATATAATTACGGGCTCGGCGGGAAGAATATTAGAATTAATAAAAATGAAAAAAATAAGTGCACATACAATTAAAACAATTGTAATTGATGAAGGAGATAAACTTCTTGATGAGGATAATCTGCCTCTTATAAAGAGCGTAATTAAAACTACCATGAGAGACAGACAATTAATGGTTTTCTCAGCTACCATTAGTGAAAAAGCTATTAATACTGCTAAGGATTTAATGAAGGATCCATGCATTATTAAAATTCAGCGGGATACTAAAGTAAACAGCAATATTACACACTTATATATTAAAGCTGAACAGAGGGATAAAATTGAAGTTTTAAGAAAACTTATTGCTTCAATTAACCCTGAAAGGGCAATTATTTTTATCAATAAAAGTGAAGAAATACAATTGACTACGGCAAAACTGCAATATCATCATTTAAAGGCTTCTGGAATTTATGGTAAAGCTTTAAAAGAGGAAAGAAAAAAAGCTCTTGAACAATTCAGAAGCGGAAAAATTAATTTACTTGTTGCCTCTGATTTAGCTGCAAGAGGCTTGGATATAAAAGAAGTAACTCATATAATAAATCTGGATTTACCTGAGGATCCTAAGGAATATATTCATAGAACAGGAAGAACAGCACGATCAGGTAATACAGGAGCAGCTATTTCTATTGTTACTGAAAAGGAACTCACATTAATAAAAAAATATAAGCAGCTCTTTAATATTGAAATTGAAGAAAGAGAAATGTATAAAGGTGCATTAGTAAAACCCGGAAGCTTCAAAAGAGTTCATTCTGTTAAAAAAAGCAGGAATAAGTAAAATTTATTCCTGCTTTTTTCTTATGTATGTAAATCCACACTAGATTTTAAATTTCTGAATCATTTCATTTAGCTGCATTGCAAGATTTGCCTGATTTTGAGCTGTTGCAGCAATTTGCTCAATTCCCTTAACAGCCTCGCCAAGCCCTGATTGAATATTGCTTGTGTGATCTGCAGATGTCTGAGCCACATTAGACATATTAACCACTGCATCACTAACCTGAT
This window harbors:
- a CDS encoding DEAD/DEAH box helicase; protein product: MATSFEEIGLKENLINGLKKAGITEATEIQFKSIPFALENRDIIGESETGSGKTLAYLLPIFEKIDYSKREMQAIILAPTHELVMQIENEIKTLAENSELPVTSSAIIGNVNIKRQIEKLREKPHIITGSAGRILELIKMKKISAHTIKTIVIDEGDKLLDEDNLPLIKSVIKTTMRDRQLMVFSATISEKAINTAKDLMKDPCIIKIQRDTKVNSNITHLYIKAEQRDKIEVLRKLIASINPERAIIFINKSEEIQLTTAKLQYHHLKASGIYGKALKEERKKALEQFRSGKINLLVASDLAARGLDIKEVTHIINLDLPEDPKEYIHRTGRTARSGNTGAAISIVTEKELTLIKKYKQLFNIEIEEREMYKGALVKPGSFKRVHSVKKSRNK
- a CDS encoding transposase, with the translated sequence MKGSCYSKEIKEQVLKEVGETGNMTLVARNHNIPSTTINTWVKKKKDAAKAGFARGPKSSNFNSINSNKEMEKENDLLKKTLGEKDLEIAILKDLLKKKSFL